The following proteins are encoded in a genomic region of Nakaseomyces glabratus chromosome J, complete sequence:
- the PIM1 gene encoding ATP-dependent Lon protease PIM1 (CAGL0J04422g~Ortholog(s) have ATP-dependent peptidase activity and role in chaperone-mediated protein complex assembly, mitochondrial protein catabolic process, protein quality control for misfolded or incompletely synthesized proteins): MLGTRVTRAVYTRAPLKLQLRALGLHRRYVHNGSKNDEGSSTSTTTNKEENDKKLPDVYPQMLALPISRRPLFPGFYKAVVISEPRVMKAITDMVERQQPYIGAFMLKDSNNDTDIIHDISEVHELGVLAQVTSAFPSKDEKTGKETMTALLYPHKRIKIDQLIPPKDVKIEDIVVEKVVDNEVASEETKDEETVDKTESATDKVSEEITEEIAKAPSTEVTEDPDNYENPTDFLKDYNVTLVNVSNLEDEPFDIKSPIINALTSEILKVFKEISQLNSMFREQIATFSASIQSATTNIFEEPAKLADFAAAVSAGEEEELQEVLESLNIEQRLEKSLLVLKKELMNAELQNKISKDVETKIQKRQKEYYLMEQLKGIKRELGIDDGRDKLVDTYKKRVEKLNLPENVQKTFDEEITKLATLETSMSEFGVIRNYLDWLTSLPWGINSKEQYSIPRARKILDEDHYGMKDVKDRILEFIAVGKLLGKVDGKIICFVGPPGVGKTSIGKSISRALNRQFFRFSVGGMTDVAEIKGHRRTYIGALPGRIIQALKKCQTQNPLILIDEIDKIGHGGIHGDPSAALLEVLDPEQNNSFLDNYLDIPIDLSKVLFVCTANSLDTIPRPLLDRMEVIELTGYVAEDKIKIAEQYLVPSAKKTAGLQNATVSMDEEAINALMKYYCRESGVRNLKKHIEKIYRKAALEVVKKMSIEDTEPLVSTSEEPQLSQTNQNISSSSAEDSTTDLEDSVNPDTAKEASKPNNSQEGASVEETKKAVKTEEEEDTSMIVPEDIKVEITPEDLKKYVGPPIYTTDRLYETTPPGVIMGLAWTNMGGCSLYVESVLEQPLHNCKHANLERTGQLGDVMKESSRLAYSFSKMYLSKKFPENRFFEKAAIHLHCPEGATPKDGPSAGVTMATSFLSLALNKPVDPTVAMTGELTLTGKVLRIGGLREKVVAAKRSGAKTVIFPKDNLNDWEELPENVKEGMEPLAADWYDDIYKRLFSGVKKSEGNNVWKSEFELIDKKKKEND; the protein is encoded by the coding sequence ATGCTGGGCACTCGGGTTACTAGAGCGGTCTATACCCGTGCGCCTCTCAAATTACAACTGAGGGCGCTGGGCTTACATCGAAGGTATGTGCATAATGGCAGCAAGAATGATGAGGGGAGCTCTACAAGCACGACTacaaataaagaagagaaCGATAAAAAACTGCCAGATGTCTATCCACAAATGCTAGCCCTACCTATATCGAGAAGGCCCTTGTTTCCCGGTTTTTATAAAGCTGTAGTGATTTCAGAGCCAAGAGTAATGAAGGCAATCACTGATATGGTTGAGAGACAGCAACCATACATTGGTGCGTTTATGCTTAAGGATAGTAATAATGACACAGACATTATACACGATATAAGTGAGGTGCATGAATTGGGTGTGCTAGCTCAAGTTACCTCAGCATTTCCCAGCAAGGATGAGAAAACTGGTAAGGAAACCATGACCGCATTACTATATCCTCATAAGCGTATAAAGATTGATCAGTTAATCCCACCAAAAGATGTGAAAATAGAAGATATTGTAGTCGAAAAAGTAGTGGATAATGAAGTAGCATCTGAAGAGACAAAGGACGAAGAAACAGTTGATAAAACTGAATCAGCGACTGATAAAGTAAGTGAAGAAATTACTGAAGAGATTGCTAAAGCACCTTCTACAGAAGTAACAGAAGATCCAGATAATTATGAGAATCCGACGgatttcttgaaagattATAATGTCACTTTAGTGAATGTTTCTAATCTGGAAGATGAACCATTTGATATCAAATCACCAATCATTAATGCATTAACATCAGAAATCCTTAAAGTATTCAAGGAAATTTCACAACTGAACTCCATGTTCAGAGAGCAAATTGCGACTTTCTCTGCATCTATTCAATCTGCAACCACTAATATATTTGAGGAGCCTGCTAAATTGGCAGATTTTGCAGCGGCTGTATCTGCgggtgaagaagaagaattacAAGAGGTCCTGGAGTCTTTGAATATAGAGCAAAGATTGGAAAAATCTTTGTTGGTACTTAAGAAGGAATTGATGAATGCTGAActtcaaaacaaaatatcgAAAGATGTAGAgacaaaaatacaaaagaGACAGAAAGAATATTACTTGATGGAACAGTTAAAAGGTATTAAGAGAGAACTTGGAATTGATGATGGCCGTGATAAACTTGTTGATACttataaaaaaagagtAGAAAAGCTAAATCTTCCAGAAAATGTTCAGAAAACTTTTGATGAGGAAATAACAAAACTAGCAACCCTAGAAACATCTATGTCCGAATTTGGTGTTATCAGAAACTATTTAGATTGGCTTACATCGCTTCCATGGGGAATTAACTCCAAAGAACAATACTCTATTCCAAGAGCTCGTAAGATCTTAGATGAAGATCATTATGGTATGAAAGATGTTAAGGACCGTATTCTAGAATTTATTGCCGTAGGAAAGCTTCTTGGAAAAGTTGATGGTAAAATCATATGTTTTGTGGGTCCACCGGGTGTGGGTAAAACGTCCATCGGTAAATCGATCTCAAGAGCTTTGAACCGTCAATTCTTCAGATTTTCTGTCGGTGGTATGACTGATGTTGCTGAAATCAAAGGTCATAGAAGAACGTACATTGGTGCTCTACCAGGTAGAATTATTCAAGCACTGAAGAAATGTCAAACTCAAAATCCTTTGATTTTAATTGATGAGATAGACAAAATTGGTCATGGTGGTATTCATGGTGATCCTTCTGCTGCACTTCTCGAAGTTCTTGATCCTGAACAAAACAACAGTTTCTTGGATAATTACTTAGACATCCCAATTGACTTATCTAAGgttttgtttgtttgtaCCGCTAACTCTTTAGATACTATACCAAGACCATTACTTGATCGTATGGAGGTTATTGAACTTACTGGTTATGTGGCCGaagataaaattaaaattgcCGAGCAGTATTTAGTTCCAAGCGCTAAAAAAACTGCAGGTTTGCAAAATGCTACTGTATCCATGGATGAAGAAGCAATCAATGCGCTAATGAAATATTATTGTAGAGAGAGTGGTGTTAGAAACTTAAAAAAGCATATTGAGAAAATCTATCGTAAGGCAGCTTTAGAAGTTGTTAAAAAGATGAGCATCGAGGATACAGAACCTCTAGTCTCAACTTCTGAGGAACCACAATTATCTCAaacaaatcaaaatatatcGTCAAGTTCTGCTGAGGATTCTACTACGGATCTTGAAGATAGTGTCAATCCAGATACTGCCAAGGAAGCATCAAAGCCCAATAATTCGCAAGAAGGTGCATCAGTAGAAGAAACCAAGAAGGCTGTGAAaacagaagaggaagaagacaCTTCTATGATTGTTCCAGAAGATATTAAAGTTGAAATTACTCCAgaagatttgaaaaagtatGTTGGGCCACCAATCTACACTACTGACAGATTATATGAAACTACTCCTCCTGGTGTGATCATGGGATTGGCTTGGACTAATATGGGAGGCTGTTCCCTATATGTTGAATCTGTACTGGAACAGCCATTACACAACTGTAAACATGCGAATTTAGAGAGAACAGGTCAGCTTGGTGATGTCATGAAAGAGTCATCGCGTCTAGCCTACTCTTTCTCAAAGATGTACCTGTCAAAGAAGTTCCCTGAAAATAGATTCTTTGAAAAGGCAGCTATTCACTTGCACTGTCCTGAAGGTGCAACACCAAAGGACGGTCCATCTGCTGGTGTCACAATGGCAACTTCATTCCTATCACTTGCATTAAACAAGCCTGTTGATCCAACTGTAGCAATGACTGGTGAATTAACATTAACCGGAAAAGTATTGCGTATTGGTGGTTTAAGAGAAAAGGTTGTGGCTGCTAAGAGATCTGGTGCCAAGACTGTAATTTTCCCTAAGGATAACTTAAACGACTGGGAAGAGCTTCCAGAGAATGTGAAAGAAGGCATGGAGCCACTGGCTGCTGATTGGTATGATGACATTTACAAAAGACTGTTTTCTGGTGTCAAGAAATCAGAAGGTAATAACGTCTGGAAATCAGAATTTGAGCTAATCgataagaagaagaaagaaaacgaTTAG